In Chaetodon auriga isolate fChaAug3 chromosome 9, fChaAug3.hap1, whole genome shotgun sequence, the genomic window GCTGAGGCCGGTCGTGTGCCAGGCTCACCGGCTCGCACGAGCTGATCCAGAGCAAAAAGACGCAAAGAGACGCGTGCCGCTCGTCTGCACCAAAACACTCGGTCCTGTTGGATCTGCGCTCTGAAAACTTCTGCAACTTCAGGTAAGTTCACTCACCTGTGGGATTCTCCACACCAAACTGCACGCGCTCCGCTCAGCCGCAGGTCCTAACGCGCTCCTGTCTTTCCTCCGCAGAACAAACCTGCATCCGGAGCTGTGACATGGACTCCGTCTACTCCGACATCGACAGCAACAGCTGCGACTTCTTCCCACACACCGACGACGAGGACTCCCGCGGCAGCCTGCGCTCCGCATCCCCGGACTCCTCTTCGCTCTGCCCGCCGCGCTCTCCGGAgccccagcagcagctgcagaagaagaggcgCCGCGGCCGCACCCGGAGCGACGCCACCGTGCAGGTGGTGAAGAAGAACCGGCGCATGAAGGCCAACGACCGGGAGAGGAACCGCATGCACAACCTGAACGACGCCCTGGACGCACTGCGCGGCGTCCTGCCGGCGTTCCCGGACGAGACCAAACTCACCAAAATTGAGACTCTGCGCTTTGCGCACAATTACATCTGGGCACTGTCAGAGACGATCCGCATTGCCGACCTGCAGGCGGGAAAGACCGGCGAcgctcctctgctgctcagctccGCGTGCCTCAGTGAGGCCCCCAGCCCCGGCAGCGACGCCTGCTCCTGGAGCTCCAGCggctcctcgtcctcctcctccccgtccTACTGCGCTTCCAGCCCGGGAAGCCCCGCCGCGCCGGACGACTACAGCTACCTGCCGCAGGACGCTCTGTACGGCTTCCGCAGCTTTGTGCCGGGCATCTACTGACCGACAGGCCGCCGGAGGAGCCCCGCGGCCCCGTGcactcacagacaaacagcgggagggacggacagacggacagttTTATGCTGGAATGAGAATCACTGTTTGCCTTAATGAGCTCGTTTCTTTCACATGTCTCTGCTGACGGATTGTAAATGAGAATAACTTAATTTGTTCTTTGCTTAgatgctttttattttctctgtttctcctcaaaCCTTTGCACTTTCCCCCTCCCGCAGTCCGCAGGTCTCAGATCAGATCTGTTTCTATCACCGAGGTGAAAAGtcaattttacaatttgtagAGTGAAAAAGCAGAACAGAGCGTGGAAATCGAGTTTGAACGCGGGACAATGGAGTGAATGAGCTGCCCTCTGTCATTCTGCATTcggcccccacccccacactgACCCCCACTCCCCGTTAGatgcttgttgtttttatttattttgtttcgTCACATGAAATTTGTATTTTGTACATAAAGagatttttattctatttactTGGAACCACTTTTCTACAAAATAAAGTTATAACGTTTCTATAAAACTGACGAagctttttgtctcttttcatgATCTCACAGCTCAGATAAGATAAACCATCAGCGGcctgcatgtgtctgcacacaATGAGCCTCAGATGCATCAACGATGATTAATATTAATAAGATAACGGTTTGTCGAGAGCAGCTGGAAACAAGTTAAACACAACAAAGATCGTCTAATGTGAGCGCTGAAGGTTTACTGTCATGTTAATGAGGACCTGTGCTCTGAGGAAACATTTCACGAACAAatcactgtaacacacaaacgcacacgcacacacacacacacacacacacacacacacacacacacacacacacacacacacacacacacacacacacacacacacatttcgaTGCTTCACTACCATCTGAAGTCATGAACTAAAAGATAACAATAAGCCTGATTTGTCGTTTGAAAAGGTAACAGATCAATCATCATGACTGGTTGtaaatcagaaaacactttcTGAGAACAGATTCACGGGAAGAAGCATCGAATTATCAGAGTTTTCCGAGAAGAGGCGAGTCGGCACGAAGTTTCAACATGCGCAGCGGGGCGGTGGTCGTGTCTCTGCACGTGCTGAGGATGGACAGATAATCAGGggacacggggggggggggggggggcagactcATACCAACTGCGAGGAAcgaaaagaaggagagaaaggaaggagagaataaaggagagaaaagaaagagacagaaaaggagtgaaaagaaggagagacaggatgTTTACGTTGCACATATCGGTCATAATGGACTCATTGTCTATAATGTTCATATTGCTCATCTTGTTCATATTGTTTACGTTCATAATGTTCTTAATGTTCATATTGTACTTCATCTTTCTGCCGTTGCAGCTGTTTGCGTTTCTTAAAGTTGAACCTGATCCTCATTCGCCGCTTCAGAGCGGTTTGAATCAGGATGCTGACGTGTTGAAGATGATGTTACTGCGTCCAGTCAGTAAAGTTATCACTTCCAAACTGCTCTCGCTTCTCTGTGGGGAGCGTGGACTGCACGCCCCCGATGCAGACTCTGCTGCATTGTTGGTGTTCGCGGGGCCGTACGTTAATTGAGCGGGATTAACTGCCGCTGGCCGCGTGCACCTGCAGACTTGTAATGAGGTCCAGTAAATTTGAATTAGATTTCTATTGTGGCCACTGAGAGGATGAAGCCAAATCTGTCAACCGACCGaacagcagagaaggaggacGCCTATTGGCTGGAAAACACAGGCAGGGTGGAGGCAACACTTCTGGGGGCTCTAGGCAGGCCCACCTGCCCTGCCAGTTCacctgaaatgacaaaaaatatgGCCTTTGGAATATTTTAATAAAagtaataagaaaaataaaacaaactattCCATCAACAATTTGCCTTTACAATTTCAAACGAACTTGCATCAATGGTGTTAAGATTGGAGGCATAACTTAAGAATCTGCAGGCCTCCACAACGCCACtggctgaggctcatgggtagtGTAGTATttagaaagagaagaaaacataaacagaaaagTAAATGATTCAAACTAGTGGTCAGATCGTGAACCTGTGAAATAGTGTTTGttatgtgtttattgttgttctcagcaagcttcAGTCTGAAAGTGTCACCGGATGTTTCTATTCATTGTTGCTAACTTGGCTGTGGAGATGCTAATGATGCTAAAGGGATACGCAGTCCTCCGGGTCCTGACTGGAtgtgaaagtgttgttttttaaaggcTGTGCTGGTTTGGTTTCTGGTTTGGACTCTTATGATCCTGAATCAGAGTTTCAGGACAGCTGGTTGTCACCCAGAGGCAACAGCATACACAAGTACCTATCAGCACTGATCCCAGGTCAGTCTGAGCAGCCTCCTGAAGGTTGCTGAGGCAGCTTTAGGcagcgacctctgacctctggccTGCAGCAGTCTGCTTTGATAACAGTATGATAAAACAGTGAACACAATGGAACCAATAAAACTCAGAGGAAAAATATTTGGATAGTAGAGAAATATTTAAAGTCGGATTAACGCAGATTAAAAAGCAGATTAAAGACATAATATCTGACAAATGACAGCACATTTCTGCAATAAAATTCTGCTTTAAAGGAATTATTTCACGTTTGATGTTAGCGGAGAAAACGCTTTGAGGAtgagactgtctgtctgtcctccggtctgtctgtctgtagctgACTTAACGAGTTGTTATTGGACATATGTTCTGTTCttatctcaacaactgtcaTTTACTGATCGCCCGGCGCCTCCCGCTCCCCCTGTGGTGACTTCTGTCCATCAAGCAGACTGTGATACCTAAAGGACAGATTAGACTCAAGTTAAGCTTCTGTTATATCAACAAGTGATTATCCTGTAGGAGGATGGCTGCTGGCATGCCGGCCAGAGAGACTCCAACCACGACGCACCAGGACACCAGGAGTTCACGCAAGGAACTCACTCATTTCAGAGTGACACGAATGGCTGGAAATGTCAACGTGTTGGGAGGTGGAGCAGCcagtcattcagtcagtcagtcagtcagccagtcagttagtcggtcagccagtcagtcagtcggtcagtcggtcagtcagttggtcagtcagtgaacagtcagtcagcagtcagtcagccagtcagtcagtcactcagtcggtcagtcagtcagttggtcagtcagttggtcagtcagtcagccagtcagccagtcatTCGGTCActcagtcggtcagtcagtcagtgaacagtcagtgaacagtcagtcagtcagtcagtcagtcagtcagtcggtcagtcagtgaacagtcagtcactcagtcactcagtcagtcagccagtcagttagtcagtcagccagtcagtcagtcagccagtcagtcagccagtcagtgaacagtcagtcagtcagccagccagtcagtcagccagtcagtgaacagtcagtcagtcagccagtcagtcagtcagtcagtcagtcagtaagcCAGTCAGTTAGTcggtcagccagtcagtcagtcggtcagtcggtcagtcagttggtcagtcagtgaacagtcagtcagtcagtcagtcagtcagccagtcagtcagtcagccagtcagttagtcggtcagccagtcagtcagtcagtcggtcagtcggtcagtcagttggtcagtcagtcagccagtcagccagtcatTCGGTCActcagtcggtcagtcagtcagtgaacagtcagtgaacagtcagtcagtcggtcagtcagtgaacagtcagtcactcagtcactcagtcagtcagtcagtcagtcagccagtcagttagtcagtcagccagtcagtcagtcagccagtcagtcagccagtcagtgaacagtcagtcagtcagtcagtcagccagccagtcagtcagccagtcagtgaacagtcagtcagtcagtcagtcagtcagtcagtgaacagtcagtcagcagtcagtcagccagtcagtcagtcagtcagtaagcCAGTCAGTTAGTcggtcagccagtcagtcagtcggtcagtcggtcagtcggtcagtcagtgaacagtcagtcagcagtcagtcagccagtcagtcagtcactcagtcggtcagtcagtcagtcagttggtcagtcagtcagccagtcagtcggTCActcagtcggtcagtcagtcagtgaacagtcagtcagtcagtcagtcggtcagtcagtgaacagtcagtcagtcagtgagtgaacagtcagtgagtgaacagtcagtcagcagtcagtcagtcagtcagtcggtcggtcagtcagtcagtcagtcagtgaacagtcagtcagtcagtcagtcagtcagtcagtgagtgaacagtcagtcagcagtcagtcggtcagtcagtcagtcagtcagtcagtgaacagtcagtcagtcagtcagtcagtgcatTACTGTACTATACttcacagtacagtacagtacatgcagtaaagagaacaggaaagaaaaacaagcctTACTCTAATGACGCTCACTCGATTTGTTGATGAgtacttcctgtctgcatgtgtttgttgcaCAGCTGGTGGAGACGGATTGCATTGTTTGCTCTGACTGTTTCTACAATGGTGAGTTCCTGCTGTTGGGTGAACAGGCTTTGTGTCCACCAACCAGAAGGTCTTCAGCCCTTCTGTAGGACAATGAAACCACAAATTCTTATTGGTTTGGTTCTTttttacagtactgtatatactgtactttactgtatataccaCACACAGTACTGAAACTTCTCAATATAATCACTGCAGGGAGCGTTAGCCAGCTGTTGCTGAGCTGAGGCCTATTTGTGGCTGATTAGTGTTCAGTTTTCTAAGTAagtattttcaggtgtgtgtctgagtaTTTCCAATTGcccaatgtgtttttaatggatgtGTTTTCCCAATGGTACCCTGAGATTTCATTTATGAGCGAAGTGTCTTACAGTATGTATGAAATAGTGTGTAGTGTGCAGGAGCAAGTGTGTTACAGAACTGCAACTAAAgtgcaaagcagcacttttgttCAGGGTACGGTTACACTGTGTTTAAGGTAAAGTAAAAGTTCAAGCAATGGGCGAAAACTGtaatgctgctgaaaatactgcCAACAAT contains:
- the neurog1 gene encoding neurogenin-1, encoding MDSVYSDIDSNSCDFFPHTDDEDSRGSLRSASPDSSSLCPPRSPEPQQQLQKKRRRGRTRSDATVQVVKKNRRMKANDRERNRMHNLNDALDALRGVLPAFPDETKLTKIETLRFAHNYIWALSETIRIADLQAGKTGDAPLLLSSACLSEAPSPGSDACSWSSSGSSSSSSPSYCASSPGSPAAPDDYSYLPQDALYGFRSFVPGIY